The following proteins are co-located in the Bombus pascuorum chromosome 3, iyBomPasc1.1, whole genome shotgun sequence genome:
- the LOC132905661 gene encoding dynamin isoform X7: MAGNTGMEQLIPIVNKLQDAFTQLGVHMQLDLPQIAVVGGQSAGKSSVLENFVGKDFLPRGSGIVTRRPLILQLINSTTENAEFLHCKGKKFVDFDEVRKEIEAETDRVTGSNKGISNIPINLRVYSPNVLNLTLIDLPGLTKVPIGDQPVDIESQIKAMIFQFIKRENCLILAVTPANTDLANSDALKLAKEVDPQGVRTIGVITKLDLMDDGTDARDILENKLLPLRRGYIGVVNRSQKDIEGRKDIKNALAAERKFFLSHPSYRHLADRLGTPYLQRVLNQQLTNHIRDTLPALRDRLQKQLLALEKDVEQYKHFRPDDPAIKTKAMLQMIQQLQSDFERTIEGSGSAQINTNELSGGAKINRLFHERFPFEIVKMEFDEKELRREIAFAIRNIHGIRVGLFTPDMAFEAIVKKQINRLKEPSLKCVDLVVQELSNVVRICTDRMSRYPRLREETERIITTYVRQREQLCKEQLILLVDCELAYMNTNHEDFIGFANAAASSHNASAQQSSENAVKSGRHTLGNQVIRKGYMCIHNLGIMKGGSRDYWFVLTSESISWYKDEEEREKKYMLPLDGLKLRDLEQGFMSRRHLFALFNPEGRNVYKDYKQLELSCETQDDVDSWKASFLRAGVYPEKSTEQANGEGEEGYEGGSEAQSSMDPQLERQVETIRNLVDSYMKIVTKTTRDLVPKTIMHLIINNAKDFINGELLAHLYASGDQASMMEESPEEAQKREEMLRMYHACKEALRIIGDVSMATVSTPVPPPVKNDWLASGENPRLSPPSPGGPRRGVTQPPPLSSSRAPPPVPSGGRPAPAIPNRPGPGGPPPARATPGLPPPLIPSRRQ, translated from the exons ATGGCAGGAAATACGGGTATGGAACAATTAATCCCAATCGTGAACAAGCTCCAGGATGCATTCACTCAACTTGGGGTGCATATGCAACTTGATCTACCACAGATCGCAGTGGTAGGTGGTCAGAGTGCAGGAAAAAGTTCAgttcttgaaaattttgttgGAAA gGACTTTTTACCTAGAGGATCTGGTATTGTAACCAGACGACCACTTATTTTACAACTGATTAATAGTACAACTG aaaatgctGAATTCTTGCATTGTAAGGGTAAAAAGTTTGTGGATTTTGATGAAGTACGGAAGGAAATCGAAGCAGAAACAGACAGAGTTACAGGCAGTAACAAGGGTATTTCTAATATACCAATAAATTTAAGAGTATATTCGCCTAATG tactAAATTTGACATTGATTGATTTACCTGGCCTCACGAAAGTACCAATTGGAGATCAACCAGTAGATATAGAATCTCAAATTAAAGCTATGATCTTTCAGTTTATCAAAAGAGAAAATTGTCTCATATTGGCAGTAACACCAGCAAATACTGATTTAGCAAATAGTGATGCCCTTAAACTTGCTAAAGAGGTAGATCCTCAAG gtGTTCGTACAATTGgtgttattacaaaattagatCTTATGGATGATGGCACTGATGCAAGggatattttggaaaataaattgttaccCCTAAGACGTGGTTATATAGGTGTCGTTAACAGAAGTCAAAAAGACATAGAAGGTcggaaagatataaaaaatgctCTAGCAGcagaaaggaaatttttcttGAG CCACCCATCTTATCGACACTTGGCAGATAGGTTAGGAACACCATATTTGCAACGCGTTTTAAATCAACAATTAACAAATCATATTAGGGATACTTTACCAGCATTAAGAGACAGATTACAAAAACAGTTGCTTGCACTAGAAAAGGATGTAGAACAATACAAACATTTCAGACCTGATGATCCTGCCATAAAAACTAAAGCTATGTTACA gATGATACAACAGCTTCAGTCAGATTTTGAAAGAACTATAGAAGGTTCAGGATCTGCACAAATCAATACAAATGAGCTCAGTGGAGGTGCTAAAATAAACAGATTATTCCATGAACGTTTTCCATTTGAAATAGTTAAAATGGAATTTGATGAAAAAGAACTGAGAAGAGAAATTGCTTTTGCTATTAGGAATATTCATG GTATCAGGGTAGGTTTGTTTACTCCTGATATGGCTTTTGAGGCAATAGTCAAAAAACAAATCAATAGACTCAAAGAACCTAGTCTGAAGTGCGTGGATTTAGTTGTACAAGAACTCAGTAATGTTGTACGCATTTGTACTGACAGG ATGTCACGTTATCCTAGACTGCGAGAAGAAACGGAACGTATTATAACCACTTATGTTAGACAACGAGAACAATTGTGCAAGGAACAGTTAATACTTTTGGTTGATTGTGAACTTGCATATATGAACACAAATCATGAAGATTTTATTGGTTTTGCCAA CGCGGCAGCCAGTAGCCATAATGCAAG TGCTCAACAGTCCTCAGAAAATGCTGTTAAATCTGGTCGTCATACATTAGGAAATCAAGTAATACGCAAAGGATACATGTGTATCCACAATCTCGGTATAATGAAAGGTGGTTCAAGAGATTATTGGTTTGTCCTAACATCAGAGAGTATTTCTTGGTACAAAGATGAAGAA GAACGTGAGAAGAAGTATATGCTACCTTTAGATGGATTGAAATTGCGTGACTTGGAACAAGGATTCATGTCCCGACGTCATTTGTTTGCTTTATTTAATCCAGAAGGCAGAAATGTTTATAAGGATTACAAACAGCTTGAACTGAGCTGTGAAACTCAAGATGATGTTGATTCATGGAAAGCTTCTTTCCTCAGGGCTGGTGTATATCCCGAAAAATCAACAGAGCAAGCAAATGGCGAAGGAGAA GAAGGATATGAG GGTGGATCGGAAGCTCAATCATCAATGGATCCTCAACTTGAACGTCAAGTGGAGACCATTAGAAATCTGGTGGATTCGTATATGAAAATTGTCACAAAAACAACACGTGATTTGGTTCCAAAGACAATTATGCATTTGATTATAAACAATGCAAAGGATTTCATTAATGGAGAGTTACTGGCACATTTATATGCAAGTGGTGATcag GCTTCAATGATGGAAGAATCACCCGAAGAAGCACAAAAACGAGAGGAGATGCTACGCATGTATCATGCATGTAAGGAGGCACTTCGTATTATTGGAGATGTTTCGATGGCGACAGTGTCTACTCCAGTACCACCACCTGTGAAAAATGATTGGCTAGCATCTGGCGAAAATCCAAG GTTATCACCACCATCTCCTGGTGGGCCAAGACGCGGAGTGACACAGCCACCACCTCTTTCTAGTTCTCGAGCCCCACCTCCGGTTCCGTCTGGTGGTCGACCAGCACCGGCTATTCCTAACCGACCTGGACCTGGTGGACCTCCGCCAGCCCGTGCCACACCTGGCCTACCTCCTCCTCTTATACCATC GCGCCGACAATAA
- the LOC132905661 gene encoding dynamin isoform X1, translating into MAGNTGMEQLIPIVNKLQDAFTQLGVHMQLDLPQIAVVGGQSAGKSSVLENFVGKDFLPRGSGIVTRRPLILQLINSTTENAEFLHCKGKKFVDFDEVRKEIEAETDRVTGSNKGISNIPINLRVYSPNVLNLTLIDLPGLTKVPIGDQPVDIESQIKAMIFQFIKRENCLILAVTPANTDLANSDALKLAKEVDPQGVRTIGVITKLDLMDDGTDARDILENKLLPLRRGYIGVVNRSQKDIEGRKDIKNALAAERKFFLSHPSYRHLADRLGTPYLQRVLNQQLTNHIRDTLPALRDRLQKQLLALEKDVEQYKHFRPDDPAIKTKAMLQMIQQLQSDFERTIEGSGSAQINTNELSGGAKINRLFHERFPFEIVKMEFDEKELRREIAFAIRNIHGIRVGLFTPDMAFEAIVKKQINRLKEPSLKCVDLVVQELSNVVRICTDRMSRYPRLREETERIITTYVRQREQLCKEQLILLVDCELAYMNTNHEDFIGFANAAASSHNASAQQSSENAVKSGRHTLGNQVIRKGYMCIHNLGIMKGGSRDYWFVLTSESISWYKDEEEREKKYMLPLDGLKLRDLEQGFMSRRHLFALFNPEGRNVYKDYKQLELSCETQDDVDSWKASFLRAGVYPEKSTEQANGEGEEGYEGGSEAQSSMDPQLERQVETIRNLVDSYMKIVTKTTRDLVPKTIMHLIINNAKDFINGELLAHLYASGDQASMMEESPEEAQKREEMLRMYHACKEALRIIGDVSMATVSTPVPPPVKNDWLASGENPRLSPPSPGGPRRGVTQPPPLSSSRAPPPVPSGGRPAPAIPNRPGPGGPPPARATPGLPPPLIPSRGGGLQQRVTQAATQAAANAAVNELMEAFKIKRPVPNIPPRIPDRPYYGRLN; encoded by the exons ATGGCAGGAAATACGGGTATGGAACAATTAATCCCAATCGTGAACAAGCTCCAGGATGCATTCACTCAACTTGGGGTGCATATGCAACTTGATCTACCACAGATCGCAGTGGTAGGTGGTCAGAGTGCAGGAAAAAGTTCAgttcttgaaaattttgttgGAAA gGACTTTTTACCTAGAGGATCTGGTATTGTAACCAGACGACCACTTATTTTACAACTGATTAATAGTACAACTG aaaatgctGAATTCTTGCATTGTAAGGGTAAAAAGTTTGTGGATTTTGATGAAGTACGGAAGGAAATCGAAGCAGAAACAGACAGAGTTACAGGCAGTAACAAGGGTATTTCTAATATACCAATAAATTTAAGAGTATATTCGCCTAATG tactAAATTTGACATTGATTGATTTACCTGGCCTCACGAAAGTACCAATTGGAGATCAACCAGTAGATATAGAATCTCAAATTAAAGCTATGATCTTTCAGTTTATCAAAAGAGAAAATTGTCTCATATTGGCAGTAACACCAGCAAATACTGATTTAGCAAATAGTGATGCCCTTAAACTTGCTAAAGAGGTAGATCCTCAAG gtGTTCGTACAATTGgtgttattacaaaattagatCTTATGGATGATGGCACTGATGCAAGggatattttggaaaataaattgttaccCCTAAGACGTGGTTATATAGGTGTCGTTAACAGAAGTCAAAAAGACATAGAAGGTcggaaagatataaaaaatgctCTAGCAGcagaaaggaaatttttcttGAG CCACCCATCTTATCGACACTTGGCAGATAGGTTAGGAACACCATATTTGCAACGCGTTTTAAATCAACAATTAACAAATCATATTAGGGATACTTTACCAGCATTAAGAGACAGATTACAAAAACAGTTGCTTGCACTAGAAAAGGATGTAGAACAATACAAACATTTCAGACCTGATGATCCTGCCATAAAAACTAAAGCTATGTTACA gATGATACAACAGCTTCAGTCAGATTTTGAAAGAACTATAGAAGGTTCAGGATCTGCACAAATCAATACAAATGAGCTCAGTGGAGGTGCTAAAATAAACAGATTATTCCATGAACGTTTTCCATTTGAAATAGTTAAAATGGAATTTGATGAAAAAGAACTGAGAAGAGAAATTGCTTTTGCTATTAGGAATATTCATG GTATCAGGGTAGGTTTGTTTACTCCTGATATGGCTTTTGAGGCAATAGTCAAAAAACAAATCAATAGACTCAAAGAACCTAGTCTGAAGTGCGTGGATTTAGTTGTACAAGAACTCAGTAATGTTGTACGCATTTGTACTGACAGG ATGTCACGTTATCCTAGACTGCGAGAAGAAACGGAACGTATTATAACCACTTATGTTAGACAACGAGAACAATTGTGCAAGGAACAGTTAATACTTTTGGTTGATTGTGAACTTGCATATATGAACACAAATCATGAAGATTTTATTGGTTTTGCCAA CGCGGCAGCCAGTAGCCATAATGCAAG TGCTCAACAGTCCTCAGAAAATGCTGTTAAATCTGGTCGTCATACATTAGGAAATCAAGTAATACGCAAAGGATACATGTGTATCCACAATCTCGGTATAATGAAAGGTGGTTCAAGAGATTATTGGTTTGTCCTAACATCAGAGAGTATTTCTTGGTACAAAGATGAAGAA GAACGTGAGAAGAAGTATATGCTACCTTTAGATGGATTGAAATTGCGTGACTTGGAACAAGGATTCATGTCCCGACGTCATTTGTTTGCTTTATTTAATCCAGAAGGCAGAAATGTTTATAAGGATTACAAACAGCTTGAACTGAGCTGTGAAACTCAAGATGATGTTGATTCATGGAAAGCTTCTTTCCTCAGGGCTGGTGTATATCCCGAAAAATCAACAGAGCAAGCAAATGGCGAAGGAGAA GAAGGATATGAG GGTGGATCGGAAGCTCAATCATCAATGGATCCTCAACTTGAACGTCAAGTGGAGACCATTAGAAATCTGGTGGATTCGTATATGAAAATTGTCACAAAAACAACACGTGATTTGGTTCCAAAGACAATTATGCATTTGATTATAAACAATGCAAAGGATTTCATTAATGGAGAGTTACTGGCACATTTATATGCAAGTGGTGATcag GCTTCAATGATGGAAGAATCACCCGAAGAAGCACAAAAACGAGAGGAGATGCTACGCATGTATCATGCATGTAAGGAGGCACTTCGTATTATTGGAGATGTTTCGATGGCGACAGTGTCTACTCCAGTACCACCACCTGTGAAAAATGATTGGCTAGCATCTGGCGAAAATCCAAG GTTATCACCACCATCTCCTGGTGGGCCAAGACGCGGAGTGACACAGCCACCACCTCTTTCTAGTTCTCGAGCCCCACCTCCGGTTCCGTCTGGTGGTCGACCAGCACCGGCTATTCCTAACCGACCTGGACCTGGTGGACCTCCGCCAGCCCGTGCCACACCTGGCCTACCTCCTCCTCTTATACCATC TCGTGGGGGTGGTCTTCAGCAGAGGGTGACGCAAGCTGCGACGCAGGCCGCTGCTAATGCCGCCGTGAACGAGCTGATGGAAGCATTCAAGATCAA GCGTCCTGTACCCAATATTCCTCCCCGAATTCCCGACAGACCGTACTACGGCCGATTAAACTGA
- the LOC132905661 gene encoding dynamin isoform X3 codes for MAGNTGMEQLIPIVNKLQDAFTQLGVHMQLDLPQIAVVGGQSAGKSSVLENFVGKDFLPRGSGIVTRRPLILQLINSTTENAEFLHCKGKKFVDFDEVRKEIEAETDRVTGSNKGISNIPINLRVYSPNVLNLTLIDLPGLTKVPIGDQPVDIESQIKAMIFQFIKRENCLILAVTPANTDLANSDALKLAKEVDPQGVRTIGVITKLDLMDDGTDARDILENKLLPLRRGYIGVVNRSQKDIEGRKDIKNALAAERKFFLSHPSYRHLADRLGTPYLQRVLNQQLTNHIRDTLPALRDRLQKQLLALEKDVEQYKHFRPDDPAIKTKAMLQMIQQLQSDFERTIEGSGSAQINTNELSGGAKINRLFHERFPFEIVKMEFDEKELRREIAFAIRNIHGIRVGLFTPDMAFEAIVKKQINRLKEPSLKCVDLVVQELSNVVRICTDRMSRYPRLREETERIITTYVRQREQLCKEQLILLVDCELAYMNTNHEDFIGFANAQQSSENAVKSGRHTLGNQVIRKGYMCIHNLGIMKGGSRDYWFVLTSESISWYKDEEEREKKYMLPLDGLKLRDLEQGFMSRRHLFALFNPEGRNVYKDYKQLELSCETQDDVDSWKASFLRAGVYPEKSTEQANGEGEEGYEGGSEAQSSMDPQLERQVETIRNLVDSYMKIVTKTTRDLVPKTIMHLIINNAKDFINGELLAHLYASGDQASMMEESPEEAQKREEMLRMYHACKEALRIIGDVSMATVSTPVPPPVKNDWLASGENPRLSPPSPGGPRRGVTQPPPLSSSRAPPPVPSGGRPAPAIPNRPGPGGPPPARATPGLPPPLIPSRGGGLQQRVTQAATQAAANAAVNELMEAFKIKRPVPNIPPRIPDRPYYGRLN; via the exons ATGGCAGGAAATACGGGTATGGAACAATTAATCCCAATCGTGAACAAGCTCCAGGATGCATTCACTCAACTTGGGGTGCATATGCAACTTGATCTACCACAGATCGCAGTGGTAGGTGGTCAGAGTGCAGGAAAAAGTTCAgttcttgaaaattttgttgGAAA gGACTTTTTACCTAGAGGATCTGGTATTGTAACCAGACGACCACTTATTTTACAACTGATTAATAGTACAACTG aaaatgctGAATTCTTGCATTGTAAGGGTAAAAAGTTTGTGGATTTTGATGAAGTACGGAAGGAAATCGAAGCAGAAACAGACAGAGTTACAGGCAGTAACAAGGGTATTTCTAATATACCAATAAATTTAAGAGTATATTCGCCTAATG tactAAATTTGACATTGATTGATTTACCTGGCCTCACGAAAGTACCAATTGGAGATCAACCAGTAGATATAGAATCTCAAATTAAAGCTATGATCTTTCAGTTTATCAAAAGAGAAAATTGTCTCATATTGGCAGTAACACCAGCAAATACTGATTTAGCAAATAGTGATGCCCTTAAACTTGCTAAAGAGGTAGATCCTCAAG gtGTTCGTACAATTGgtgttattacaaaattagatCTTATGGATGATGGCACTGATGCAAGggatattttggaaaataaattgttaccCCTAAGACGTGGTTATATAGGTGTCGTTAACAGAAGTCAAAAAGACATAGAAGGTcggaaagatataaaaaatgctCTAGCAGcagaaaggaaatttttcttGAG CCACCCATCTTATCGACACTTGGCAGATAGGTTAGGAACACCATATTTGCAACGCGTTTTAAATCAACAATTAACAAATCATATTAGGGATACTTTACCAGCATTAAGAGACAGATTACAAAAACAGTTGCTTGCACTAGAAAAGGATGTAGAACAATACAAACATTTCAGACCTGATGATCCTGCCATAAAAACTAAAGCTATGTTACA gATGATACAACAGCTTCAGTCAGATTTTGAAAGAACTATAGAAGGTTCAGGATCTGCACAAATCAATACAAATGAGCTCAGTGGAGGTGCTAAAATAAACAGATTATTCCATGAACGTTTTCCATTTGAAATAGTTAAAATGGAATTTGATGAAAAAGAACTGAGAAGAGAAATTGCTTTTGCTATTAGGAATATTCATG GTATCAGGGTAGGTTTGTTTACTCCTGATATGGCTTTTGAGGCAATAGTCAAAAAACAAATCAATAGACTCAAAGAACCTAGTCTGAAGTGCGTGGATTTAGTTGTACAAGAACTCAGTAATGTTGTACGCATTTGTACTGACAGG ATGTCACGTTATCCTAGACTGCGAGAAGAAACGGAACGTATTATAACCACTTATGTTAGACAACGAGAACAATTGTGCAAGGAACAGTTAATACTTTTGGTTGATTGTGAACTTGCATATATGAACACAAATCATGAAGATTTTATTGGTTTTGCCAA TGCTCAACAGTCCTCAGAAAATGCTGTTAAATCTGGTCGTCATACATTAGGAAATCAAGTAATACGCAAAGGATACATGTGTATCCACAATCTCGGTATAATGAAAGGTGGTTCAAGAGATTATTGGTTTGTCCTAACATCAGAGAGTATTTCTTGGTACAAAGATGAAGAA GAACGTGAGAAGAAGTATATGCTACCTTTAGATGGATTGAAATTGCGTGACTTGGAACAAGGATTCATGTCCCGACGTCATTTGTTTGCTTTATTTAATCCAGAAGGCAGAAATGTTTATAAGGATTACAAACAGCTTGAACTGAGCTGTGAAACTCAAGATGATGTTGATTCATGGAAAGCTTCTTTCCTCAGGGCTGGTGTATATCCCGAAAAATCAACAGAGCAAGCAAATGGCGAAGGAGAA GAAGGATATGAG GGTGGATCGGAAGCTCAATCATCAATGGATCCTCAACTTGAACGTCAAGTGGAGACCATTAGAAATCTGGTGGATTCGTATATGAAAATTGTCACAAAAACAACACGTGATTTGGTTCCAAAGACAATTATGCATTTGATTATAAACAATGCAAAGGATTTCATTAATGGAGAGTTACTGGCACATTTATATGCAAGTGGTGATcag GCTTCAATGATGGAAGAATCACCCGAAGAAGCACAAAAACGAGAGGAGATGCTACGCATGTATCATGCATGTAAGGAGGCACTTCGTATTATTGGAGATGTTTCGATGGCGACAGTGTCTACTCCAGTACCACCACCTGTGAAAAATGATTGGCTAGCATCTGGCGAAAATCCAAG GTTATCACCACCATCTCCTGGTGGGCCAAGACGCGGAGTGACACAGCCACCACCTCTTTCTAGTTCTCGAGCCCCACCTCCGGTTCCGTCTGGTGGTCGACCAGCACCGGCTATTCCTAACCGACCTGGACCTGGTGGACCTCCGCCAGCCCGTGCCACACCTGGCCTACCTCCTCCTCTTATACCATC TCGTGGGGGTGGTCTTCAGCAGAGGGTGACGCAAGCTGCGACGCAGGCCGCTGCTAATGCCGCCGTGAACGAGCTGATGGAAGCATTCAAGATCAA GCGTCCTGTACCCAATATTCCTCCCCGAATTCCCGACAGACCGTACTACGGCCGATTAAACTGA
- the LOC132905661 gene encoding dynamin isoform X2 → MAGNTGMEQLIPIVNKLQDAFTQLGVHMQLDLPQIAVVGGQSAGKSSVLENFVGKDFLPRGSGIVTRRPLILQLINSTTENAEFLHCKGKKFVDFDEVRKEIEAETDRVTGSNKGISNIPINLRVYSPNVLNLTLIDLPGLTKVPIGDQPVDIESQIKAMIFQFIKRENCLILAVTPANTDLANSDALKLAKEVDPQGVRTIGVITKLDLMDDGTDARDILENKLLPLRRGYIGVVNRSQKDIEGRKDIKNALAAERKFFLSHPSYRHLADRLGTPYLQRVLNQQLTNHIRDTLPALRDRLQKQLLALEKDVEQYKHFRPDDPAIKTKAMLQMIQQLQSDFERTIEGSGSAQINTNELSGGAKINRLFHERFPFEIVKMEFDEKELRREIAFAIRNIHGIRVGLFTPDMAFEAIVKKQINRLKEPSLKCVDLVVQELSNVVRICTDRMSRYPRLREETERIITTYVRQREQLCKEQLILLVDCELAYMNTNHEDFIGFANAAASSHNASAQQSSENAVKSGRHTLGNQVIRKGYMCIHNLGIMKGGSRDYWFVLTSESISWYKDEEEREKKYMLPLDGLKLRDLEQGFMSRRHLFALFNPEGRNVYKDYKQLELSCETQDDVDSWKASFLRAGVYPEKSTEQANGEGEGGSEAQSSMDPQLERQVETIRNLVDSYMKIVTKTTRDLVPKTIMHLIINNAKDFINGELLAHLYASGDQASMMEESPEEAQKREEMLRMYHACKEALRIIGDVSMATVSTPVPPPVKNDWLASGENPRLSPPSPGGPRRGVTQPPPLSSSRAPPPVPSGGRPAPAIPNRPGPGGPPPARATPGLPPPLIPSRGGGLQQRVTQAATQAAANAAVNELMEAFKIKRPVPNIPPRIPDRPYYGRLN, encoded by the exons ATGGCAGGAAATACGGGTATGGAACAATTAATCCCAATCGTGAACAAGCTCCAGGATGCATTCACTCAACTTGGGGTGCATATGCAACTTGATCTACCACAGATCGCAGTGGTAGGTGGTCAGAGTGCAGGAAAAAGTTCAgttcttgaaaattttgttgGAAA gGACTTTTTACCTAGAGGATCTGGTATTGTAACCAGACGACCACTTATTTTACAACTGATTAATAGTACAACTG aaaatgctGAATTCTTGCATTGTAAGGGTAAAAAGTTTGTGGATTTTGATGAAGTACGGAAGGAAATCGAAGCAGAAACAGACAGAGTTACAGGCAGTAACAAGGGTATTTCTAATATACCAATAAATTTAAGAGTATATTCGCCTAATG tactAAATTTGACATTGATTGATTTACCTGGCCTCACGAAAGTACCAATTGGAGATCAACCAGTAGATATAGAATCTCAAATTAAAGCTATGATCTTTCAGTTTATCAAAAGAGAAAATTGTCTCATATTGGCAGTAACACCAGCAAATACTGATTTAGCAAATAGTGATGCCCTTAAACTTGCTAAAGAGGTAGATCCTCAAG gtGTTCGTACAATTGgtgttattacaaaattagatCTTATGGATGATGGCACTGATGCAAGggatattttggaaaataaattgttaccCCTAAGACGTGGTTATATAGGTGTCGTTAACAGAAGTCAAAAAGACATAGAAGGTcggaaagatataaaaaatgctCTAGCAGcagaaaggaaatttttcttGAG CCACCCATCTTATCGACACTTGGCAGATAGGTTAGGAACACCATATTTGCAACGCGTTTTAAATCAACAATTAACAAATCATATTAGGGATACTTTACCAGCATTAAGAGACAGATTACAAAAACAGTTGCTTGCACTAGAAAAGGATGTAGAACAATACAAACATTTCAGACCTGATGATCCTGCCATAAAAACTAAAGCTATGTTACA gATGATACAACAGCTTCAGTCAGATTTTGAAAGAACTATAGAAGGTTCAGGATCTGCACAAATCAATACAAATGAGCTCAGTGGAGGTGCTAAAATAAACAGATTATTCCATGAACGTTTTCCATTTGAAATAGTTAAAATGGAATTTGATGAAAAAGAACTGAGAAGAGAAATTGCTTTTGCTATTAGGAATATTCATG GTATCAGGGTAGGTTTGTTTACTCCTGATATGGCTTTTGAGGCAATAGTCAAAAAACAAATCAATAGACTCAAAGAACCTAGTCTGAAGTGCGTGGATTTAGTTGTACAAGAACTCAGTAATGTTGTACGCATTTGTACTGACAGG ATGTCACGTTATCCTAGACTGCGAGAAGAAACGGAACGTATTATAACCACTTATGTTAGACAACGAGAACAATTGTGCAAGGAACAGTTAATACTTTTGGTTGATTGTGAACTTGCATATATGAACACAAATCATGAAGATTTTATTGGTTTTGCCAA CGCGGCAGCCAGTAGCCATAATGCAAG TGCTCAACAGTCCTCAGAAAATGCTGTTAAATCTGGTCGTCATACATTAGGAAATCAAGTAATACGCAAAGGATACATGTGTATCCACAATCTCGGTATAATGAAAGGTGGTTCAAGAGATTATTGGTTTGTCCTAACATCAGAGAGTATTTCTTGGTACAAAGATGAAGAA GAACGTGAGAAGAAGTATATGCTACCTTTAGATGGATTGAAATTGCGTGACTTGGAACAAGGATTCATGTCCCGACGTCATTTGTTTGCTTTATTTAATCCAGAAGGCAGAAATGTTTATAAGGATTACAAACAGCTTGAACTGAGCTGTGAAACTCAAGATGATGTTGATTCATGGAAAGCTTCTTTCCTCAGGGCTGGTGTATATCCCGAAAAATCAACAGAGCAAGCAAATGGCGAAGGAGAA GGTGGATCGGAAGCTCAATCATCAATGGATCCTCAACTTGAACGTCAAGTGGAGACCATTAGAAATCTGGTGGATTCGTATATGAAAATTGTCACAAAAACAACACGTGATTTGGTTCCAAAGACAATTATGCATTTGATTATAAACAATGCAAAGGATTTCATTAATGGAGAGTTACTGGCACATTTATATGCAAGTGGTGATcag GCTTCAATGATGGAAGAATCACCCGAAGAAGCACAAAAACGAGAGGAGATGCTACGCATGTATCATGCATGTAAGGAGGCACTTCGTATTATTGGAGATGTTTCGATGGCGACAGTGTCTACTCCAGTACCACCACCTGTGAAAAATGATTGGCTAGCATCTGGCGAAAATCCAAG GTTATCACCACCATCTCCTGGTGGGCCAAGACGCGGAGTGACACAGCCACCACCTCTTTCTAGTTCTCGAGCCCCACCTCCGGTTCCGTCTGGTGGTCGACCAGCACCGGCTATTCCTAACCGACCTGGACCTGGTGGACCTCCGCCAGCCCGTGCCACACCTGGCCTACCTCCTCCTCTTATACCATC TCGTGGGGGTGGTCTTCAGCAGAGGGTGACGCAAGCTGCGACGCAGGCCGCTGCTAATGCCGCCGTGAACGAGCTGATGGAAGCATTCAAGATCAA GCGTCCTGTACCCAATATTCCTCCCCGAATTCCCGACAGACCGTACTACGGCCGATTAAACTGA